The following are encoded together in the Bacteroidota bacterium genome:
- a CDS encoding OmpA family protein: MNIHLYKIIAFLVALLIGLSSAGQVNVTFEKENFPEEKQKELKEIVKSLKDAQKLLEEDPPRYSEALEIYLKANQLNPDNDIVNYYTGLCYLHTIQKTKAIPFLEKSLKLNEKAMPDTRYYLARAYHLNYEFDKAIESYTLYRHSLTPFQLTEQGSILEKRIKECEDGKELVKDPIRVFIDNLGNNINTKFPEYNPVISADESVLMFTSCRDNTTGGKIDPVYGEYYEDIYISRKDGDIWSQPENPGKPFNQDSHDAIVGLSPDAANVLIYKGDESGGDIYVCRIVEGEWENPKSLPKEINTKYQETSATFSPDMQGLYFVSDREGGYGGSDIYYCKVGPKSADGKFYFEDAVNLGSAINTPYDEEGVFMQADGITLYFSSRGHKTLGGFDIFKTTLENGQWTEPVNLGYPVNTTDDDVFFSVNLTGKHGYYSTFEQEGFGKRDLYRVTFLGPEKLMPHKSEYELLAFEVKPVNETSLEKEVEIKAFALVAIKGKIMDMVTQGPLGVMMEIYDNENHQMIASFVSDERTGEYFISLPSGKSYGFAVKARDYLFHSENIEIPPAVVPGEMEKDIMLKKVEVGSKIVLKNIFFEFNKATLKPESIPELERLIKLLNDVPSLKIEISGHTDNVGSELYNQDLSEKRAQAVVEYLVDKGVEQDRLTYKGYGFAQPIAGNDTEEGRAMNRRTEFKVISK, from the coding sequence ATGAATATCCATCTTTATAAAATAATTGCCTTCCTGGTAGCATTATTAATAGGCCTCAGCTCCGCAGGCCAGGTCAATGTTACTTTTGAAAAAGAAAACTTCCCCGAAGAGAAGCAGAAAGAGCTTAAGGAAATCGTGAAATCGCTGAAAGATGCCCAGAAACTCCTGGAAGAAGATCCTCCGCGCTATTCGGAAGCTTTGGAGATCTACCTGAAAGCCAATCAGCTCAATCCCGATAATGATATTGTTAACTATTACACCGGACTGTGTTATCTGCATACCATTCAAAAGACGAAAGCCATACCCTTCCTGGAAAAATCACTGAAGCTGAATGAAAAGGCCATGCCCGATACACGCTATTACCTCGCAAGAGCTTATCATCTGAATTATGAGTTCGATAAAGCCATTGAAAGCTATACGCTTTACCGTCACTCTCTTACACCCTTCCAGCTCACGGAACAAGGTTCCATACTGGAGAAACGGATCAAGGAATGTGAAGATGGAAAAGAATTGGTAAAGGATCCTATTCGTGTATTCATTGATAATCTGGGCAATAACATCAACACAAAATTTCCCGAGTATAACCCGGTGATCAGTGCCGATGAATCGGTGCTTATGTTCACATCGTGCAGGGATAATACCACCGGTGGTAAAATAGATCCCGTGTATGGGGAATACTACGAAGACATTTACATTTCCAGGAAAGATGGCGACATCTGGTCGCAGCCTGAAAATCCTGGCAAGCCTTTCAATCAGGACAGCCATGACGCCATTGTGGGATTATCCCCCGACGCGGCAAATGTATTAATTTACAAAGGGGATGAAAGCGGAGGCGATATTTACGTTTGCCGCATCGTTGAAGGCGAATGGGAAAACCCCAAAAGCCTGCCCAAAGAGATCAACACAAAATACCAGGAGACTTCAGCCACTTTCTCACCCGACATGCAGGGGCTTTACTTTGTGAGTGACCGTGAAGGAGGATACGGAGGCAGCGATATTTATTACTGCAAAGTCGGTCCAAAATCTGCTGATGGAAAGTTCTATTTTGAAGATGCTGTCAACCTCGGCTCAGCTATAAATACTCCTTATGATGAAGAAGGGGTTTTCATGCAGGCAGACGGAATAACATTGTATTTCAGCTCCCGTGGGCATAAGACATTGGGTGGTTTCGATATATTTAAAACAACCCTCGAAAACGGGCAGTGGACCGAACCCGTGAACCTCGGGTATCCCGTGAACACTACCGACGACGATGTTTTCTTTTCCGTAAACCTTACCGGTAAACATGGTTACTATTCCACCTTTGAACAGGAAGGGTTCGGAAAACGGGATCTTTACAGGGTCACATTCCTGGGACCTGAAAAACTCATGCCTCATAAATCGGAATACGAACTACTGGCTTTTGAAGTCAAGCCCGTAAACGAAACATCCCTTGAAAAGGAGGTTGAGATAAAAGCATTTGCCCTTGTAGCTATAAAAGGTAAAATCATGGATATGGTGACTCAGGGCCCCCTTGGGGTTATGATGGAAATTTACGATAATGAAAACCATCAGATGATCGCCAGCTTTGTTTCCGATGAAAGAACAGGAGAATATTTTATTTCCCTTCCCTCAGGGAAAAGCTACGGATTTGCCGTTAAAGCCAGGGATTACCTGTTTCACTCCGAAAACATTGAAATCCCACCGGCAGTTGTTCCGGGAGAAATGGAAAAAGATATTATGCTGAAAAAGGTTGAAGTGGGCAGTAAGATCGTTCTGAAAAATATCTTTTTTGAGTTTAACAAAGCAACTCTGAAGCCTGAATCCATTCCCGAGCTGGAAAGACTGATCAAGCTGCTTAATGACGTACCTTCCTTGAAAATTGAAATCTCGGGGCATACTGACAACGTCGGCTCGGAGCTATATAACCAGGATCTTTCCGAAAAACGCGCACAGGCAGTAGTGGAATACCTTGTCGACAAGGGTGTTGAACAGGACAGGCTGACATATAAAGGTTATGGTTTTGCCCAACCCATCGCAGGAAACGATACCGAAGAAGGCAGAGCCATGAACCGGAGGACGGAGTTTAAGGTGATCAGTAAATAA
- a CDS encoding tetratricopeptide repeat protein — MQKTILLLCLVFLVPDLFSQEISTETDSTILATDDQMAELKYNESIELYREGLLDSAMHRLNDALQRKPDFYQALYNRAQIRHELNDYAGAMEDYNSAIDKQPTGKVYFGRGLSRLYLGDLNGSIEDFTQAISLNPNFPEAYYYRGGARFKLDEYQNAKDDYTRAISLKSNYAYAYQDRGSANWMLGKPKEALEDYYKATLFDPTLAFAFNNMGLIRKELKEYEEAVTDFTAAVKINPEYYYAYNNRGTALYELGKYDEALKDYNQALSLNPKYLPALNNRGNAWFKLKEYRKAIADYDEILKVSQDDGEIYLNRGIAREMLRDDKGACRDWDKALSLGVEIAGEYLKTCEK; from the coding sequence ATGCAAAAAACAATCCTCCTGTTATGCCTGGTTTTCCTGGTCCCTGACCTTTTCAGCCAGGAAATAAGCACAGAAACAGACAGCACAATCCTGGCCACTGACGACCAGATGGCGGAGTTAAAATACAATGAAAGCATTGAACTTTACAGGGAAGGTTTATTGGATTCTGCCATGCACCGCCTTAATGATGCCTTACAGCGAAAGCCGGATTTCTATCAGGCTCTTTATAACCGTGCTCAGATAAGACATGAGTTGAATGATTATGCCGGAGCGATGGAAGATTATAACAGCGCTATCGATAAGCAACCCACAGGCAAAGTGTATTTCGGGAGGGGGTTGAGCCGGCTTTACCTGGGTGATCTGAACGGATCCATCGAAGATTTTACACAAGCCATAAGCCTGAATCCGAATTTCCCCGAAGCCTACTATTACCGCGGCGGAGCCCGGTTCAAGCTGGATGAATACCAGAATGCCAAAGACGACTATACCCGTGCCATCAGCCTGAAAAGCAATTACGCCTATGCATACCAGGACAGGGGCAGTGCAAACTGGATGCTTGGTAAACCAAAAGAGGCTCTGGAAGACTATTACAAAGCGACCCTGTTTGACCCGACCCTTGCCTTTGCCTTTAACAATATGGGGTTAATCAGAAAAGAACTGAAGGAATATGAAGAAGCCGTTACGGATTTCACAGCCGCGGTTAAAATAAATCCTGAATACTATTATGCTTACAATAACCGTGGGACAGCATTATACGAACTTGGCAAATATGATGAAGCCCTGAAAGACTACAACCAGGCCCTCAGCCTGAACCCCAAATATCTGCCGGCACTGAATAACCGTGGCAATGCCTGGTTCAAACTCAAGGAATACCGTAAAGCCATTGCCGATTACGATGAAATATTAAAAGTCAGCCAGGATGACGGCGAAATCTACCTTAACCGGGGCATAGCCAGGGAAATGCTCAGAGACGACAAAGGGGCATGCCGCGATTGGGATAAAGCCCTTTCGCTCGGAGTGGAAATTGCCGGTGAATATTTAAAAACCTGTGAAAAATAA
- a CDS encoding DUF134 domain-containing protein: protein MPRRKHPRKIVAPPGFKGYRPYGIAFEPEEDVELLYEEYEAIKLSDYDLMPHHEACVLMGISRPTFARIYESARRKIARAMAEVLPIRCVYGNVYFEGKWFVCGRCDSLFTLPGKEFERKCPVCGNGEVGVLENGPEKENAG, encoded by the coding sequence ATGCCCCGTCGCAAACATCCCAGAAAAATCGTTGCCCCTCCGGGTTTCAAAGGCTACCGGCCTTATGGGATTGCTTTTGAGCCTGAGGAGGATGTGGAATTGCTGTACGAAGAGTACGAAGCGATCAAACTCTCGGATTATGATCTGATGCCGCATCATGAAGCCTGTGTCCTTATGGGTATTTCAAGGCCTACCTTTGCAAGGATTTATGAAAGTGCCCGCAGGAAGATAGCCCGCGCCATGGCGGAAGTATTACCGATACGTTGCGTTTACGGAAATGTGTATTTCGAAGGAAAATGGTTTGTTTGCGGCCGGTGCGACAGCTTATTTACCTTACCCGGAAAGGAGTTTGAAAGGAAATGCCCGGTCTGCGGGAATGGTGAAGTGGGGGTACTGGAAAATGGACCGGAAAAGGAAAACGCTGGGTGA
- a CDS encoding dinitrogenase iron-molybdenum cofactor biosynthesis protein — protein MKTVITSRENHTDSLMDPRFGRCAFFCLYDEDTRETSFLENAGKEQSGGAGTLAAEKMIELGVKKVLSGDFGPKAKDLLDKFGIQMVVIRDHNQKISDLIAKLQG, from the coding sequence ATGAAAACAGTTATTACTTCAAGGGAAAACCACACAGATTCGTTGATGGATCCCAGGTTTGGGCGTTGTGCCTTTTTTTGCCTGTATGATGAGGATACGCGGGAAACGTCTTTCCTGGAAAATGCCGGCAAGGAACAGAGCGGGGGAGCCGGAACCTTAGCCGCAGAGAAAATGATAGAATTGGGTGTGAAAAAGGTTCTTTCCGGGGATTTCGGTCCAAAAGCCAAGGATCTTCTTGATAAATTCGGAATTCAGATGGTTGTCATCAGGGATCATAACCAGAAGATCAGCGATCTGATAGCAAAACTTCAGGGATAA